GTAAAAGAGAGCGTCATAAAAAGCCCATTCGTAAATGTTGTTACCCCGATGCCAGTTGAGGACTATAAAGAGAAGAGAGATTAGATACAACCACTTCGAGTTCAGTGTTTTCTCCATTGATCACACCAACAAACTGACAGTCAAAGTGTGGATGTATCTTCTAACTTCTATCCCATGGTCTGTGAATACAATCCCAATTTCAAGGGGTCTTTTCGGATTTGCTCTTCTGTTGATTCTTATTCCTACCTCGTCACTAATTCTGTCCTTATTTATTCTTGAAAGCTCACTATACAGTAATGTGATGAAATTTCTGTAATCGTGCATCTCTTCCAAGAATTCTCTCTGTTCAGGATTAAGTCTTGGGAATATGTACCTCATGAAAAATGTTTCAAAACTTCCTCTTGTTTCTAGAGAATACACAAATAGAAGCCTATAGAATTCTCTATTTTTATTTCCAAACGAAGAATCTATGTGAAGTATTGATCTTCCTAGTAATTTACTGGCAATACTTAGATTCATGTTGATGGTCTGTATCCTCATGTCTCCTCCTCTAATTTGCATGTAGATGTACCTGTTATTTCCAAAATCCATGTATATGTCATCATAAAGGAGTATAAGCCGTCTGGGTTTTTGGAAAGTATATTCCAATATACGAAGGAGAATATTTTTTAATCGGCTCAATCTTCTTGGATTTCCGATTAATATTGTTTCTATGTTCATGATCTTTGAATACTCAACAGTATCATCATCAACATGGAAAACAATAGCCCTCCTCCATGCGGGCAAGTTGTATTTTGTCAGAATGTTAAGATCTAAAAGTGATACTGGTGCTTCTTTTTCGTAACGACCAAATCTCTTTCTGAAAATTACAATGGGATGATAACCAGAGGAGGGATTTAGAGGAGATACAGGAATTTCAGTAGCCTTTTTTAACGCTTCAATAGCTTTTCTAATTTTTGGAATATCATCCTTACTAAATCTATATGATAAATCTTCAAGCAGAATTTGCAGTTTTCTGTCATTTATACTCTGCATCTTAAACCACCAATATTATAGGATGCCCAAAGAAGAAATAAAAATTTCTAAAACTCTAAAAAGAAGGAGACATTATTTATCATTGGTTTTTATTGGTTTCTTTTTCAGTTTCTGCTTTCCCCTCTTCAGGATTTCTGCCTTCTTCAGTTTTCTTTTCTTCAGACTCTTCAACTTCACCTTCTTTAGATTCCTCGGTAATCTCTTCTTTGGTCTCGGCTTTAGCCTCTTCCTCAGCTTTCTTTACCTCTTCTTCAACTTTAAGTTCCGGAGGCTTCAAAAGCTCATCAATCGTAGGCTTAAACTCAACCTGCTCATAGCCAATGAATCTGAGGTCGCTCTCCAAGATGATTTCTCCGAGAATGAGTGTATTTCTGTCAATGTCAACGTCGCTAAAGTCGACTTTAACATCCTTCTCTCCGACCTCAATTTTAACTTTGCTCAAGTCCACCATTGGGAGTCTGAGCTCAATTAGGGCCTTGACCTTTTCAATTGGATCTTCAATCTTCTCTACAATTTCCACCTCATACACTATGGTCTTTCCAGCCAGCGGGTGGTTGAAATCAACCCTAACCCTTCCGCTTGAAACACTCAGAACTCTACCCTTAAGCTTCTTTCCACTTTCAGTCTCTATCTCGACTTCTAACCCTGGGAATGGCATGATTCCTTGTCTTCTAAACTGACCAAGGGTAAATGTCTTGATGAGCTTAGGATCTCTCCTTCCAAATGCCTTCTCTGGAGGAACTTCAATTATGTATTTCTTCCCAACCTCAAGCCCTTCAAGCTGTTCATCAAGCCCTCTGAGAACATGACCAGCACCGATTGCAATTGGCACCGGGCCGTAAATTCCTTTCTCACTGTAAATTCCAGCTTCCTTTGCAACTTCCTCATAGGTTGTGTCAAAGATTTCTCCAGTTTCTTTGACCTTTCCAATGTAATGAAGTCTTACAACATCTCCCTTTGCCACTTTCATGAGCATAACCTCCTGTTTTTTAAGCTGGTTTAAATTGGGGAATTGGGTTTTTAAGCTTTTGCTGGTCTTGTGAACAATGCTTTAAAAGGGTGGGACTAATTTCTATTAGGTGATAGTAATGCGGAAGATTTTTCTGCCACTGCTACTTTTGATTCTTCTTCCGTTAGTGGCTTCTGCTCCAACAATTTCGGTAGCCTTCTGTTCCTCCGGTTTCCGGATAATAGTTGCTCCTACGACTTCTGGGGTAATATATGTGGGCGCTGGACTCTATGATCTGAAACCTCAGAATTTTGGCGAGTGCATAGCGATGTTTGACCCTCCAACTCAATATGCCCGCTTTTATTTGGTGAACTCAAGCGATGCCTACTATCTCGGCGGCTACTACGAGTATGGCACTGAGAACAGAACCCTCAATAAGGTACTATCTACGGTGGGGAGAAACGTTGTTCCAGTAATTGGAAATCACAGTGGTGATTATGTCATCTTTTCCTTCAAAAACGGAACATATAAAATTCCCGTCAAGGAACTGATGTTTTACTTGTGGAGTGACAGCCTATTAGATCATTTAGTGGCCTTTCCTTCTGGAATGGGAATTGTAATTGTTCCAGCAGTTGAAATTGATGCCATTGAAGGCAACTTCACAATCATGAGAAAGCCCGGAAAGCAAGTTGATAAAACTCTAATTGTGTTCAATGTTACGTACCATGTGTTTATTGGGTATCCCATTATGATCAACGGCACAGCAATTCGATGGGAAACTCAAAGGGTAGATAGGATGAATCTAACTTGGGATGAGCTTTCAGAGATGTTCAATAAGCCCATCTATGCTTTTTACTTTGATGGGAAAACGCTAAAGTCCTATCCTTTGATAAAGGTCAAGCTTTCATGGATTGGTAATGCATTTCATCTCTCCCCAAAGTACGAATTTATTAATCTCCCCCTTCATACGAACATATGACTACACAGAAAGAGATAAAAACAAAAACATTGAGCCCAAATCTCATTTCTGAAACATTTTCAACCTCCATACCCAGTACAAATCTTAGCAGTTCCTCTCTCATAAATCACACCGTTCAGAACAGCAAATCGGAGATTCCAAGACTTACCTCACTTCTCCTGATATTGCTGGTGGTTACCTCTGTCTCTCTATTCCTAAAACGCAGATGATTGCCATCAACGATAGTCTAATAAAACCTAAACAAAAATTTTCTTCAGGTGATAAAAGTGAAAGTGTACAACACGCTTACAAAACAGAAGGAAGAATTTAAACCTTTAAGAGAAGGAGAAGTTAGGATGTATGTTTGTGGCCCAACTGTTTATGATTACACTCATTTAGGACATGCGAGGACGTACATCGCTTTTGATGTAATCAGAAGGTATCTTGAGCACAAGGGCTATACTGTTTTGATGGTCATGAACTTTACAGACATAGATGACAAAATCATCAGAAGAGCTCAAGAGACAGGTGAGGATCCAAAGGAATTGGCTGAAAAGTTCTTGAGGTATTTCCTTGAGGATATGAAAGCCTTGAAAGTTAAGCCAGCTGACATCTATCCAAGAGTTACAGAGCACATTCAAGACATCATTGAATTTGTGAAGAAGCTTGAAGAGAAAGGGTATGCATACGAAGGGAGCGATGGAGTTTACTTTGAGGTTCAAAAGTTCAAAGACTATGGGAAGCTCAGCGGAATAAAGCTTGAAGAGCTCAGAAAAGGAGCAAGAGTTGAGCCTGGTGAAGGGAAGAAGAATCCAGAGGACTTTGCCCTCTGGAAGAAAGCTAAGCC
This is a stretch of genomic DNA from Thermococcus sp. M39. It encodes these proteins:
- a CDS encoding peptidylprolyl isomerase, whose amino-acid sequence is MLMKVAKGDVVRLHYIGKVKETGEIFDTTYEEVAKEAGIYSEKGIYGPVPIAIGAGHVLRGLDEQLEGLEVGKKYIIEVPPEKAFGRRDPKLIKTFTLGQFRRQGIMPFPGLEVEIETESGKKLKGRVLSVSSGRVRVDFNHPLAGKTIVYEVEIVEKIEDPIEKVKALIELRLPMVDLSKVKIEVGEKDVKVDFSDVDIDRNTLILGEIILESDLRFIGYEQVEFKPTIDELLKPPELKVEEEVKKAEEEAKAETKEEITEESKEGEVEESEEKKTEEGRNPEEGKAETEKETNKNQ